One genomic region from Sphingomicrobium aestuariivivum encodes:
- the guaB gene encoding IMP dehydrogenase, which yields MAQDIPLALTFDDVLLQPRKSSVLPSQVSTRTRFTRGIELSIPVLSAAMDTVTEADMAIAVAQLGGMGVLHRNLSIGQQAGAVRAVKRFESGMVVEPITMRPDQSLAEALELMKANKISGIPIVEGDAKLVGILTNRDVRFAENPNVPVSELMTSENLATVPVGVSQEEARKTLHQRRIEKLLVTDKDGKLVGLITTKDIEKAVASPDATKDEGGRLRVAAASTVGEKGLKRAEALIDAGVDCIVIDTAHGHNDAVSEAVEAVKKMSGDVQVVAGNVATAEATRALIDAGADAVKVGIGPGSICTTRIVAGIGVPQLTAVMQCAEEADKSDVPIIADGGIRTSGDMAKALAGGASAAMVGSLLAGTEEAPGETFLYQGRAYKSYRGMGSVGAMSRGSADRYFQQDVKDQMKLVPEGIEGRVPFKGPARDIVHQLVGGVKAAMGYTGSATMADFRERAQFVRITNAGLSESHVHDVSITREAPNYPTR from the coding sequence ATGGCCCAAGACATCCCCCTCGCACTCACCTTCGACGACGTCCTCCTGCAGCCGCGCAAGTCGAGCGTGCTGCCCAGCCAGGTGTCGACCCGCACCCGCTTCACCCGCGGCATCGAGCTATCCATTCCCGTCCTCTCGGCGGCGATGGACACGGTGACCGAAGCCGACATGGCGATCGCGGTCGCCCAGCTCGGCGGCATGGGGGTGCTCCACCGCAACCTGTCGATCGGCCAACAGGCCGGCGCGGTCCGCGCGGTCAAGCGCTTCGAGAGCGGCATGGTGGTCGAACCGATCACCATGCGCCCCGACCAGAGCCTCGCCGAGGCGCTCGAACTGATGAAGGCCAACAAGATCAGCGGCATCCCGATCGTCGAGGGCGACGCAAAGCTCGTCGGCATCCTCACCAATCGCGACGTCCGCTTCGCCGAGAACCCGAACGTGCCGGTGAGCGAGCTGATGACCAGCGAGAATCTCGCCACCGTGCCCGTCGGCGTGAGCCAGGAGGAAGCGCGCAAGACGCTTCACCAGCGCCGCATCGAGAAGCTGCTCGTCACCGACAAGGACGGCAAGCTCGTCGGCCTCATCACCACCAAGGATATCGAGAAGGCGGTCGCCAGCCCCGATGCCACCAAGGACGAGGGCGGGCGCCTGCGCGTCGCTGCCGCCTCTACGGTGGGCGAAAAGGGCCTGAAGCGCGCCGAGGCACTGATCGATGCGGGCGTCGACTGCATCGTCATCGACACCGCGCACGGCCATAATGATGCGGTCTCCGAAGCGGTTGAGGCGGTCAAGAAGATGTCGGGCGATGTGCAGGTCGTCGCCGGCAATGTCGCCACCGCCGAGGCTACCCGCGCGCTGATCGACGCGGGGGCCGATGCGGTGAAGGTCGGCATCGGCCCGGGCTCCATTTGCACCACCCGCATCGTCGCAGGGATCGGCGTGCCCCAGCTCACCGCCGTCATGCAATGCGCCGAGGAAGCCGATAAGTCCGACGTGCCGATCATCGCCGATGGCGGCATCCGTACCTCGGGCGACATGGCCAAGGCGCTGGCGGGCGGCGCGAGCGCGGCGATGGTCGGCTCGCTGCTCGCGGGCACCGAGGAAGCGCCGGGCGAGACGTTCCTTTACCAGGGCCGCGCCTACAAGAGCTATCGCGGGATGGGCAGCGTCGGGGCGATGAGCCGCGGCTCGGCTGATCGCTATTTCCAGCAGGACGTGAAGGACCAGATGAAGCTGGTGCCCGAGGGCATCGAGGGCCGCGTGCCCTTCAAGGGCCCGGCGCGCGACATCGTCCACCAGCTTGTCGGCGGGGTGAAGGCGGCGATGGGCTATACGGGCTCGGCCACCATGGCCGACTTCCGCGAGCGCGCGCAGTTCGTGCGCATCACCAATGCGGGCCTGTCGGAGAGCCACGTCCATGACGTCTCGATCACCCGCGAGGCGCCGAACTACCCGACCCGCTAG
- a CDS encoding HpcH/HpaI aldolase/citrate lyase family protein, translating to MTQRRFGYRAVLFDRPAVLFCPASRASAVAKARQSGADMVILDLEDAVPEKDKAAARDAAVEAVREDWPMPVGIRANGIGHGAHAADVAAIGASMADFLVLPLVNEADSLAAIAAKGDLPVAAMVETARGVVSVGDIAEVAAMLIVGTNDLAADLRLPAGAGRSSMEYALQRVLLAARARGIAAYDGVCNVIDAPDQLHAEAKDAHRLGFDGKTLIHPKHIAPVQAAFAPSEADVERAKKVVALAELPGGAMNFEGEMVEAMHIASAKRLLARAGLGESG from the coding sequence GTGACGCAACGCAGATTCGGGTATCGGGCCGTCCTGTTCGACCGACCGGCAGTCCTCTTCTGCCCCGCGAGCCGCGCCAGCGCGGTGGCGAAGGCGAGGCAGAGCGGCGCCGACATGGTCATCCTCGATCTCGAGGATGCGGTGCCGGAAAAGGACAAGGCCGCCGCGCGCGACGCCGCCGTGGAGGCGGTGCGCGAGGACTGGCCCATGCCCGTCGGCATCCGCGCCAACGGCATCGGCCACGGCGCCCATGCCGCCGATGTCGCTGCTATCGGCGCCAGCATGGCCGACTTCCTCGTCCTGCCGCTGGTCAACGAGGCCGACAGCCTCGCCGCCATCGCGGCCAAGGGCGACCTGCCGGTGGCCGCAATGGTCGAGACCGCGCGCGGCGTGGTGTCGGTGGGCGACATCGCCGAGGTCGCCGCGATGCTGATCGTCGGCACCAACGACCTTGCCGCGGACCTGCGCCTGCCTGCGGGGGCGGGGCGCAGTTCGATGGAATATGCGCTGCAGCGCGTGCTGCTCGCGGCGCGGGCGCGGGGCATCGCCGCCTATGACGGCGTGTGCAATGTCATCGACGCGCCCGACCAGCTCCATGCCGAGGCCAAAGATGCGCACCGGCTCGGCTTCGACGGCAAGACCCTGATCCACCCCAAGCATATCGCGCCGGTGCAGGCGGCATTCGCACCGTCGGAGGCCGATGTGGAGCGGGCGAAGAAGGTCGTGGCACTCGCAGAATTGCCGGGCGGGGCGATGAATTTCGAGGGCGAGATGGTCGAGGCCATGCATATCGCCTCGGCAAAGCGTCTGCTGGCACGCGCGGGGCTTGGCGAATCGGGCTGA